One window from the genome of Streptococcus halotolerans encodes:
- the gtfB gene encoding accessory Sec system glycosylation chaperone GtfB, giving the protein MINLFETYDQNSWDLHYSLIVSGYNNPTISITDDGFLPDDVTSPFLYFTGFSEASGRPLYFNEVPVPDYWEIAGNNTQGEILDYEKKRAIINYANPKHLRQVKSVDWLDEKGRLRLTDRYNKYGSRFAQTNYNIDGQATLTSYFNQKGQEVLTENHTTGDVILNFEGQVHIFKNRSEFVIFYLKTAQFNLDRIFYNSLATPFLVAYRLNKPGNDVLFWQEGLADQLPGNMTVALRGDYSRQTTVIAQDYTAYEKMQELMTQEQKEKTHFLGFLYPFRRQNNNHKEALILTNSDQLENAEQLIRQQQQLHFHIGAITEMSSKLMDLGRYPNVSLYPNISQSNVARLFEQCDLYLDINHGNEILSAIRAAFENRMAILAFDNTCHNRHYVAQENIFASDDYEGMNESLAKILTQPTAMANLLKAQYDGARVETKQHYQAIIG; this is encoded by the coding sequence ATGATTAATCTATTTGAAACTTATGACCAAAATAGCTGGGATTTACATTATTCCCTCATTGTATCAGGCTATAACAACCCAACGATTTCCATTACAGATGATGGTTTTCTACCAGATGATGTCACGTCGCCTTTCTTGTATTTCACAGGATTCTCTGAAGCTAGTGGGCGCCCGCTTTACTTCAATGAAGTACCTGTGCCAGACTATTGGGAGATAGCTGGTAATAACACTCAAGGTGAGATCTTGGATTATGAGAAAAAACGGGCGATCATTAACTATGCCAACCCCAAACACCTTCGTCAGGTGAAATCGGTGGATTGGTTGGACGAAAAAGGACGTCTTCGTTTAACGGATCGCTACAATAAATATGGCAGTCGTTTTGCCCAAACCAATTATAATATCGATGGACAAGCGACACTGACCTCTTATTTCAACCAAAAAGGTCAGGAAGTTCTGACGGAAAACCATACCACTGGCGATGTTATTTTAAACTTTGAAGGACAGGTCCATATCTTTAAAAACCGTTCAGAATTTGTCATTTTTTATTTAAAGACAGCCCAGTTTAATCTTGATCGTATTTTCTACAACTCCTTAGCAACTCCTTTTCTTGTAGCTTACCGTCTCAATAAGCCTGGCAATGATGTCTTGTTCTGGCAGGAAGGCCTGGCTGATCAGCTTCCGGGAAATATGACAGTTGCCTTACGCGGCGATTACTCGCGTCAAACGACGGTTATTGCTCAAGATTATACGGCTTATGAAAAAATGCAAGAACTCATGACTCAGGAACAAAAGGAAAAAACGCATTTCCTAGGCTTCCTCTACCCATTTAGAAGACAAAATAACAATCATAAGGAAGCATTGATCTTAACAAACTCTGATCAGCTGGAGAATGCTGAACAACTCATCCGTCAGCAACAACAACTCCACTTCCATATTGGCGCCATTACGGAAATGTCAAGTAAGCTGATGGACTTGGGCCGCTATCCAAATGTCAGCCTGTATCCTAATATCTCACAGAGCAATGTGGCCAGATTGTTTGAACAGTGTGATCTTTACCTTGACATTAACCATGGTAATGAAATCCTTTCTGCTATCCGTGCAGCCTTCGAAAATCGTATGGCAATCTTGGCTTTTGATAATACCTGTCATAACAGGCATTACGTCGCTCAAGAAAACATCTTTGCCTCCGATGACTATGAGGGGATGAACGAAAGTCTAGCGAAAATCCTAACGCAACCAACAGCTATGGCTAATCTTTTAAAAGCTCAGTACGATGGCGCAAGGGTTGAAACTAAGCAACATTATCAAGCAATTATTGGGTAG
- the gtfA gene encoding accessory Sec system glycosyltransferase GtfA → MTVYNINLGIGWASSGVEYAQAYRSTVFNQLGIDAKFIFMDFISQDNICDLTRNIGFKDEQVIWLYTHFTDQKIAPTSYTLADLKADFHGNLERIEKNQKVVKYFYPDQDVFLTAYLKNENEDIVHRVEYVSRGSLIRKDFFSYTRSFTEYYTPRDGRAYLYQRRFFNEDGSVAFEEIIDGDNVVYRHQDFICYSKEELVAEFMKSLSLSDNDFVILDRSTGTGQAVFKYVKPARLAVVVHAEHFSENAVTNDTILWNNYYEYQFTNADKVDVFITATDAQNQLLGEQFRQFTKHDPKIVTIPVGSLDKLRYPDKERKAYSMLTASRLATEKHVDWLVKAVIEARKVIPELTFDIYGAGGQEAKLRQIIDENKAQDYIQLKGHQDMTDIYKDYQVYLSGSKSEGFGLTLLEAVGSGLPLIGFDVRYGNKTFIKDGENGYLIPRSETDDEAWIVTEFVARIVKLFKANSLETAHEVSYDLAKDYLTTEVEEKWRILIEEATR, encoded by the coding sequence ATGACAGTCTATAATATTAATTTAGGGATTGGCTGGGCCAGCTCGGGTGTCGAATATGCCCAAGCCTATCGTTCAACAGTCTTTAACCAGCTAGGCATTGATGCTAAATTTATTTTCATGGATTTTATCTCACAGGATAATATTTGTGATTTGACCCGCAACATTGGCTTTAAAGATGAGCAAGTTATCTGGTTATACACACACTTTACTGATCAAAAAATAGCACCGACTAGCTACACTTTAGCTGATCTTAAAGCTGATTTTCATGGAAATCTCGAGCGGATTGAAAAAAATCAGAAGGTCGTTAAGTATTTTTACCCAGATCAGGACGTCTTTTTGACGGCTTATTTGAAAAATGAGAACGAAGATATCGTCCATCGGGTAGAGTACGTGTCTCGAGGCAGCTTGATTCGAAAGGACTTTTTCAGCTATACTCGAAGTTTTACCGAGTACTACACACCGCGTGATGGAAGGGCTTATCTCTATCAGCGCCGTTTCTTTAATGAAGATGGGTCGGTTGCCTTTGAGGAAATCATTGATGGAGACAACGTGGTTTATCGTCATCAGGACTTTATCTGTTATTCCAAAGAAGAGCTGGTCGCTGAGTTTATGAAGAGCCTATCACTTAGCGATAACGATTTTGTTATTCTTGATCGCTCAACTGGGACAGGACAAGCCGTCTTTAAATACGTTAAACCTGCTCGTTTAGCTGTTGTTGTCCATGCGGAGCATTTCAGTGAAAATGCAGTGACTAATGACACCATTTTATGGAATAATTACTATGAATATCAGTTTACCAATGCTGATAAGGTTGATGTTTTTATTACAGCAACTGATGCCCAAAACCAGCTGCTTGGGGAGCAATTTAGACAGTTTACCAAACATGATCCAAAGATTGTGACGATTCCAGTAGGTAGCCTAGACAAACTCCGCTATCCTGACAAAGAGCGAAAAGCTTACAGTATGTTAACGGCTTCACGACTAGCTACTGAAAAACACGTGGATTGGCTGGTTAAAGCAGTCATTGAAGCTAGAAAAGTCATTCCTGAATTAACCTTTGATATCTATGGCGCCGGTGGTCAGGAAGCCAAACTCCGCCAAATAATTGACGAAAACAAGGCACAAGATTACATCCAACTAAAAGGGCATCAAGACATGACTGATATTTATAAAGACTATCAAGTCTACTTATCAGGGTCTAAAAGTGAGGGTTTTGGCTTGACCTTGCTTGAGGCGGTAGGATCTGGTTTGCCGCTCATTGGCTTTGATGTTCGTTATGGCAATAAAACTTTTATTAAAGATGGAGAAAATGGCTACCTCATTCCAAGATCTGAAACGGATGATGAAGCTTGGATTGTCACTGAGTTTGTGGCTAGAATCGTTAAGCTCTTTAAGGCTAACTCCTTAGAAACGGCTCATGAGGTTTCGTATGACTTGGCCAAAGACTACCTCACAACAGAAGTGGAAGAAAAATGGCGAATACTGATTGAGGAGGCAACACGATGA
- the secA2 gene encoding accessory Sec system translocase SecA2, whose translation MSNIKDYFTLDFYRLKKIQKLVDEINGLADEMSSLSDSELKHKTVEFRKRLKKGESLDSLLPEAYAVVREADKRVLGKFPYDVQVMGAIVLHQGNLAEMKTGEGKTLTATMPLYLNGLTGDGAILVTTNAYLACRDAEEMRPVYTFLGLTVGIGVREDEKKIEIPEKKRIYASDIIYTTNSVLGFDYLIDNLAPNKSKKYMRELNYVIVDEADSVLLDSAQTPLVISGAPRVQSNLYEISNQFVSTLVEGDDYYVNLDQKEVWLKQAGMDAAESFFALHDIYNVTHFELVRHVNLALKAHTLFTLGKEYVVENGKVQLLDQTNGRILESTKLQGGQHQAIEAKEKVKISPEMRAMASITYQNLFLLFRKLAGMTGTGKPAEEEFIEIYNMEVIRIPTNKPVQRKDLPDKIFTTLPEKVNACVQEIKRIHRTGQPILVVSGSVRMSELFSEILLMEGIPHSLLNAYNAAKEAQMISEAGRLNAVTVATNMAGRGTDIKLAEGVRELGGLAVIGTERMLNERMDLQMRGRSGRQGDPGFSEFYVSLEDELLTQYGASWIEQYFKKHRDSIDEYRPQELRQKRFKTAITKAQAASESSGKESRTTIVQYDESIKIQRNFIYQERNRVLNGSSEGFDVQQIIEDALTDFIDSQDELTPFMVERYIFDHLSYEFTDFPEDFDATDKEAVKAYLWELITKEQTRKESLITKDFETFRQTAVLKAIDESWIEEVDYLQQLRIVVQGRQSAQRNPVYEYHSEAIQSYQRMKKDIRNLALQYLMLSDVSYNKKNKLEIHFV comes from the coding sequence ATGAGTAATATCAAAGATTATTTCACCTTAGATTTTTATCGCTTAAAAAAGATTCAAAAGCTTGTTGATGAGATTAATGGACTAGCAGATGAGATGAGCTCGCTATCAGATAGTGAGTTGAAGCATAAGACAGTAGAATTTCGAAAACGCCTGAAAAAGGGTGAGAGTTTGGACAGTTTACTACCGGAAGCCTATGCAGTAGTGCGAGAAGCAGACAAGAGAGTTCTTGGGAAATTCCCCTACGATGTGCAAGTCATGGGGGCGATTGTTCTTCACCAAGGTAATCTTGCTGAAATGAAGACAGGAGAAGGCAAGACCTTGACGGCCACCATGCCTCTCTATCTAAATGGTTTGACAGGGGACGGTGCCATCTTGGTCACTACAAATGCCTACCTCGCTTGTCGAGATGCTGAAGAAATGCGTCCTGTCTATACGTTTCTTGGGTTAACGGTTGGTATTGGTGTTCGTGAAGACGAGAAAAAAATAGAAATTCCCGAGAAAAAGAGAATTTACGCTTCAGACATTATCTACACTACCAATTCGGTATTAGGCTTTGATTATCTTATCGATAATCTTGCTCCTAATAAATCCAAAAAATACATGCGTGAGTTAAATTATGTAATCGTTGACGAAGCCGACTCCGTCTTGCTCGACTCTGCACAGACCCCGCTTGTTATCTCAGGAGCACCAAGGGTTCAGTCTAACCTTTATGAAATTAGTAATCAGTTTGTCTCAACCTTAGTTGAAGGTGATGATTACTATGTGAATCTGGACCAAAAAGAGGTCTGGTTAAAACAAGCAGGGATGGATGCCGCTGAAAGCTTTTTTGCTTTGCATGATATTTATAATGTCACTCACTTTGAGTTAGTTCGTCATGTCAATCTTGCTTTAAAGGCCCACACCTTGTTTACCCTAGGTAAAGAATATGTCGTGGAAAATGGCAAAGTTCAGCTACTCGATCAAACAAACGGCCGTATCCTCGAGTCAACCAAACTTCAGGGAGGGCAACATCAAGCGATTGAGGCTAAAGAAAAGGTCAAAATATCACCTGAGATGCGTGCCATGGCTTCAATCACTTATCAAAATCTCTTTTTGCTCTTTCGAAAACTCGCTGGCATGACCGGAACTGGTAAACCAGCGGAAGAAGAGTTCATCGAGATTTACAACATGGAAGTCATCCGCATACCGACCAATAAGCCTGTTCAGCGAAAAGATTTACCGGATAAAATTTTCACCACCTTACCTGAGAAGGTTAATGCCTGCGTTCAGGAAATCAAGCGGATTCACCGGACAGGACAACCTATTTTGGTGGTGTCAGGATCAGTTCGAATGTCGGAACTCTTTTCTGAGATATTGTTGATGGAAGGGATTCCTCATAGCTTACTTAATGCCTATAACGCTGCCAAGGAAGCGCAGATGATTTCTGAAGCAGGAAGACTTAATGCGGTTACTGTTGCTACCAATATGGCAGGACGTGGTACGGACATTAAATTAGCAGAAGGTGTTCGAGAATTGGGCGGATTAGCAGTTATTGGAACAGAGCGCATGCTTAATGAGCGTATGGACCTGCAGATGCGTGGGCGTTCAGGTAGACAAGGGGATCCTGGTTTCAGCGAGTTTTATGTCTCTCTCGAAGATGAATTATTAACGCAGTATGGAGCTTCTTGGATTGAACAGTATTTCAAGAAACATCGAGATAGCATTGATGAGTATCGTCCGCAAGAACTTCGACAAAAGCGTTTTAAAACAGCCATCACCAAGGCTCAGGCAGCCAGTGAAAGTTCAGGGAAAGAGTCTAGGACAACGATTGTCCAGTACGATGAAAGCATTAAAATTCAACGTAATTTTATCTATCAAGAACGTAATCGTGTGTTAAACGGTAGCAGTGAAGGCTTTGATGTTCAACAGATCATCGAAGACGCTCTGACAGACTTCATTGATAGTCAGGATGAGTTAACGCCTTTTATGGTTGAACGCTATATTTTCGATCACCTCTCTTACGAGTTTACAGACTTCCCCGAGGATTTTGACGCGACAGATAAAGAAGCAGTCAAAGCCTACTTATGGGAACTGATCACAAAAGAACAGACACGAAAAGAAAGTCTCATTACCAAAGATTTTGAGACTTTTCGTCAGACAGCAGTTTTAAAAGCGATTGATGAATCATGGATCGAAGAAGTGGACTACTTGCAGCAACTACGCATTGTTGTTCAAGGACGGCAATCAGCCCAACGTAATCCGGTCTACGAGTATCATAGCGAAGCGATTCAATCCTACCAACGCATGAAAAAAGACATTAGAAACTTGGCCTTACAGTATTTGATGCTAAGCGATGTTTCTTATAATAAGAAAAATAAATTGGAGATTCATTTCGTCTAA
- the asp3 gene encoding accessory Sec system protein Asp3 has translation MRYTITWDYDAGRSYLYGSELLFQGTRVHFKNHLMPSGQVINCWKSRTNFQADRIEPSLPLLRQGQTYFLSAKIDCQPEQTYMLQITFYDRFDRSLETITLKNGKTSFVYPQGAYAYDISLINAGCSSMTFDFILLSDEPIPSEQLTFVKDDVFYKDDTKPLSVIFVENPTQPITSNDLSIIEQIANVYLVSDARAAKDFYLEEDFAKHLTDTLYELQYDRLRLIGYGPKGNLAVLQMMERMDDCEAFITSDLGDKETYIEHFQKDGRKLGSPIEELFERYHYATSLTIYDRVLDNGSHDLGIVKNRYNQMDKLASLPFIT, from the coding sequence ATGAGATATACGATCACTTGGGATTACGACGCCGGTCGTAGTTACCTTTACGGTTCCGAACTACTATTTCAAGGAACGCGTGTCCACTTTAAAAACCATTTAATGCCTTCGGGTCAGGTGATTAACTGCTGGAAGTCACGAACAAACTTTCAGGCTGATCGCATAGAACCAAGTTTGCCCCTGTTAAGACAAGGACAAACCTACTTTCTATCAGCAAAAATAGACTGTCAACCCGAACAGACATACATGCTGCAAATCACCTTTTACGACCGCTTTGATCGTTCTTTGGAGACCATCACCTTAAAAAACGGTAAGACTTCCTTTGTTTATCCTCAGGGAGCCTATGCTTATGATATCAGTCTGATCAACGCTGGTTGTTCTTCCATGACCTTTGATTTTATCCTCTTATCGGATGAGCCAATCCCATCGGAGCAGCTAACCTTTGTTAAAGACGATGTATTTTATAAAGATGATACCAAACCCTTATCAGTCATTTTTGTAGAGAATCCAACGCAACCCATCACTTCAAATGATCTGTCAATCATAGAACAGATAGCTAATGTTTATCTGGTTTCGGATGCAAGAGCGGCAAAAGATTTCTATTTAGAAGAAGATTTTGCCAAACATTTGACAGATACCCTTTATGAGCTGCAGTACGATCGCTTGCGGTTGATTGGCTATGGGCCCAAGGGAAATCTGGCAGTGCTTCAGATGATGGAGCGTATGGATGATTGTGAGGCTTTTATTACTTCTGATTTAGGGGATAAAGAAACCTATATTGAACATTTTCAAAAAGACGGTCGTAAGCTCGGCTCACCCATTGAAGAATTATTTGAGAGGTACCATTATGCTACCTCACTTACCATATATGACAGAGTGTTAGATAATGGGAGTCATGATTTAGGGATTGTTAAAAATAGATATAACCAAATGGACAAGCTGGCTAGTTTGCCATTTATCACATAA
- the asp2 gene encoding accessory Sec system protein Asp2, producing the protein MTDDKITILQVSYDNWQDSYQIPETLQWIHLKPDEIDDFIATELAKKAENKRLQKENLETHPLISFQAVLYTDSTVGDDFLALEDWIEPHALYYPNDLSIPEKLASLFRYKLAKPLDMTDKVVLFDRLSKGLFSKQYGAKLGIKELMMSKTLLNPISFEGNRYTVLNDDFGDDFEQVAYYRYNVPFESGKYLDLWQEIIHDPTVDLQLRIQLIPSGSVSEIAEDWCFEGDLLKEPLTLEASVDGNLFISIFAKGEGTLKLGPLHYRFARKGLGEYIPGGERFADTNGQEFMTYFNPGDLKPPLNVYFSGYRTAEGFEGFYMMKRFGAPFLLICDPRNEGGAFYLGSENYERAIVSKIKETLDFLGFTSKDLVLSGLSMGTFGALYYGSELSPHAIVVGKPLVNLGNMAYKERLSRPNGFGTSLDLLQAMSGAQDKKAIESLNNRFWDKFLKADFSQTQLALAYMKDDDYDDKAFDDIIEQSRDKKLKIYGKGWIGRHNDNSTAVVGWFVSQYHKILNRDFDRELK; encoded by the coding sequence ATGACTGATGATAAGATAACTATTTTACAGGTTTCCTATGACAATTGGCAGGATAGTTATCAGATACCAGAAACGCTACAATGGATACATCTTAAACCAGATGAGATTGACGATTTCATCGCTACTGAATTAGCTAAAAAAGCAGAAAACAAACGGTTACAAAAGGAAAATCTTGAGACACATCCATTGATTAGTTTTCAAGCAGTTTTATATACTGATAGTACAGTCGGCGACGACTTTTTAGCTTTAGAAGACTGGATTGAGCCGCACGCGCTTTATTACCCTAATGACCTTAGCATTCCTGAAAAGTTAGCCTCCTTGTTTCGCTATAAATTAGCCAAGCCATTGGATATGACAGATAAAGTTGTTCTTTTTGATAGGTTGTCAAAAGGTTTGTTTAGTAAACAATATGGTGCTAAGTTGGGGATTAAAGAGTTGATGATGTCAAAAACGCTCCTCAATCCCATTAGTTTTGAAGGCAATCGCTATACCGTATTAAATGATGATTTTGGCGATGACTTTGAACAAGTTGCCTATTATCGCTATAATGTTCCATTTGAATCAGGAAAATATCTGGATTTATGGCAAGAGATAATCCATGATCCGACTGTTGATTTGCAACTGAGAATACAATTGATTCCCTCAGGATCTGTCTCTGAAATAGCAGAAGACTGGTGTTTTGAAGGCGATTTATTGAAGGAACCTCTGACCTTAGAGGCTTCTGTGGATGGAAATTTATTTATATCGATTTTTGCCAAAGGTGAGGGAACTTTAAAACTAGGACCACTCCATTATCGGTTTGCCAGAAAGGGCTTGGGAGAGTATATCCCAGGAGGTGAACGCTTTGCTGACACCAACGGTCAAGAGTTTATGACCTACTTTAATCCTGGTGACTTGAAACCTCCTCTTAATGTTTATTTTTCAGGGTACCGTACTGCTGAAGGTTTCGAAGGTTTTTACATGATGAAACGCTTCGGTGCCCCCTTTCTTCTGATTTGCGATCCTAGAAACGAAGGAGGCGCCTTCTACTTAGGAAGCGAGAACTATGAAAGAGCCATTGTCTCTAAAATTAAAGAAACCCTGGATTTCTTAGGATTTACCTCTAAAGATTTAGTTCTATCAGGTTTGTCAATGGGGACTTTTGGTGCTTTATATTATGGCTCTGAACTTTCCCCTCATGCTATTGTGGTTGGAAAACCCTTAGTCAACTTGGGAAATATGGCCTACAAAGAACGGTTGAGCAGACCGAATGGTTTCGGTACGTCTTTAGATCTACTACAAGCCATGTCAGGTGCTCAGGATAAGAAAGCAATCGAAAGTCTTAACAATCGCTTTTGGGACAAATTTTTAAAAGCAGATTTTAGCCAGACCCAGCTTGCTCTTGCTTATATGAAAGACGATGATTACGATGATAAGGCCTTCGATGACATTATCGAACAGTCACGTGATAAAAAACTAAAAATATACGGTAAAGGCTGGATTGGTCGACACAATGACAATAGTACGGCTGTTGTCGGCTGGTTTGTATCACAGTATCATAAGATATTGAATCGTGATTTTGATAGGGAGTTGAAATGA
- the asp1 gene encoding accessory Sec system protein Asp1 — MYYFIPAWYDSVRPFYDTTQPWYRKKQGLSFNDTINHLRMFKATEAETQLTIFNYAPNLRYFLHEYDLYETSYWSLFDYLQDIEDVATRGLNFRDFDWPKGTSFVYTPFMVLAYVNQTLIAKVEFGNDGQLIWIDYYEDSILEKRYVFDDRGFLSSIVCFQDGQAYYQDYLNQRGDIQFREYLTAEDKHVQVMVYDEQRFWQEQYGSMAELVAEVAYRYFLDHDQVGDVLLVALSEHHNQIVEACRGVKDLVVSFFQERYPIELMSTDFINQSDLILVDQASTESLLKDRVHPKVLHLSLFDTRLSLGKSQRLRELIVYFQIDGMTRDDLTQSLEYIFELMSVNDNVILAIVSYEQDLTKKAELIAYVEQLLGSREEDYLKLMEEVDESYEVDDEEDEDPARVQLHFLVTELDIIDVLDSARLILDMSQTPDLYTQIAGISAGIPQVNCVETEFVEHQKNGYHVTSIAEIPKALAYFLEGLSHWNHSLVHSVQKIGEYTSGNLAQKVMESVVDVNND, encoded by the coding sequence ATGTATTATTTTATCCCAGCTTGGTATGATTCTGTCCGCCCTTTCTACGACACAACTCAGCCTTGGTATCGTAAAAAACAAGGACTTTCCTTTAATGATACGATCAATCATCTTCGTATGTTTAAAGCGACAGAAGCAGAAACACAGCTCACCATTTTTAATTATGCCCCAAATCTAAGGTATTTTTTGCACGAGTATGATCTTTATGAAACGTCTTACTGGTCTTTATTTGACTATCTTCAAGATATTGAGGATGTTGCAACCAGGGGCTTGAATTTTAGAGATTTTGATTGGCCTAAGGGGACGTCATTTGTCTATACCCCATTCATGGTCTTGGCTTATGTCAATCAAACCTTAATAGCTAAAGTTGAGTTTGGCAATGATGGACAGCTTATTTGGATTGATTATTATGAGGACTCAATTTTAGAGAAGCGTTATGTTTTTGATGACCGAGGCTTTCTGTCTAGTATTGTATGCTTTCAAGATGGGCAAGCTTATTATCAAGATTACTTAAACCAACGGGGTGATATCCAATTTCGTGAATACCTAACGGCAGAGGATAAGCATGTTCAAGTCATGGTTTATGATGAGCAGCGTTTTTGGCAAGAACAGTATGGCTCGATGGCTGAATTAGTGGCAGAAGTGGCTTACAGATACTTTTTAGATCACGATCAAGTGGGCGATGTTCTTCTTGTCGCCTTGTCAGAACATCATAATCAGATAGTAGAAGCCTGCCGTGGTGTGAAAGACTTGGTTGTGTCGTTTTTCCAAGAGCGGTACCCAATTGAACTCATGTCTACTGACTTTATCAATCAGAGTGATCTGATCTTGGTGGATCAAGCATCAACAGAATCACTATTGAAAGACCGTGTTCATCCTAAGGTGCTTCATCTTAGTCTGTTTGACACAAGGCTGTCGCTTGGTAAAAGTCAACGGCTACGTGAGTTAATTGTCTATTTCCAAATTGATGGGATGACGCGTGATGACTTGACTCAGAGTTTGGAGTATATTTTTGAGTTGATGTCTGTCAACGACAACGTCATCTTAGCTATTGTGTCTTATGAACAAGATTTGACGAAAAAAGCTGAACTCATAGCTTATGTCGAGCAATTGCTAGGTAGTCGTGAAGAGGATTACCTAAAGTTGATGGAAGAAGTGGATGAAAGTTATGAGGTTGATGATGAAGAGGATGAGGATCCTGCCCGTGTTCAACTCCATTTCTTAGTAACAGAACTTGATATCATTGACGTTTTAGACTCAGCACGATTGATTTTGGATATGAGCCAGACACCTGATCTCTATACGCAGATTGCGGGCATCAGTGCCGGTATTCCACAAGTCAATTGTGTGGAGACAGAGTTTGTAGAACATCAAAAAAATGGCTACCATGTTACTAGCATTGCTGAGATTCCAAAAGCTTTAGCTTACTTTCTAGAGGGTCTTAGTCACTGGAATCACTCGTTAGTCCATTCGGTTCAAAAAATTGGCGAGTACACAAGTGGTAATTTGGCTCAAAAAGTAATGGAAAGTGTGGTGGATGTTAATAATGACTGA
- the secY2 gene encoding accessory Sec system protein translocase subunit SecY2 has product MTFFFLLIFLVGRNVPIPNVALDAYLFSQDSSLGFGAAVTGGNLSQISLFSLGLGPWMYAMILSRVFNLGKKNDQSVSKKIQDRRHSTIMLVIAIIQALGIAISLDYQKSSIPRLELVFMTSLILIAGAFVLVWIGNRISEKGIGGPSILVMVNILLSQESLMKEGITFIENREFLLIAGLILWSLFAVFLMVLFEKAEYRIPVKRVGINNSLSEDTYMPIKVNTAGGMPVMYGFSLLMLPQYVILLLTYLYPDNPAWKKATSFFAITSTSGVLLYMLIIFVLTLSFAYMNFDTVKTAENMRKSGDYIASLRPGSATKIYLSKIVGRLGIFSGCVMAILASLPLIYALSDPSFQRMAMLTGIAMMIAGILLNLIDEVKISRLSKQYQTLFE; this is encoded by the coding sequence GTGACCTTTTTCTTTCTCTTGATTTTTCTGGTTGGGAGAAATGTTCCTATTCCTAATGTTGCCCTTGATGCTTACTTGTTTTCACAAGACTCTTCGCTAGGATTTGGAGCAGCTGTTACGGGAGGGAATTTATCCCAAATTAGCCTGTTTTCACTTGGTTTGGGACCATGGATGTACGCCATGATTTTAAGCCGTGTTTTTAATTTAGGAAAGAAAAATGACCAGTCTGTTTCCAAAAAAATTCAAGACCGCAGACACAGTACCATCATGTTAGTGATTGCGATTATTCAGGCGCTTGGTATAGCGATTAGCTTAGATTATCAAAAAAGTTCTATACCTAGGTTAGAGTTGGTGTTTATGACAAGTCTTATCCTGATTGCTGGTGCTTTTGTCTTGGTTTGGATTGGTAACCGTATTTCTGAAAAGGGTATTGGTGGGCCATCCATCTTGGTTATGGTTAATATCTTACTTTCACAGGAAAGTCTGATGAAAGAAGGGATTACTTTTATAGAAAACCGAGAATTCCTTCTCATAGCTGGTCTTATTCTCTGGAGCTTATTTGCGGTATTTTTGATGGTGTTGTTTGAAAAAGCAGAATATCGTATTCCGGTTAAACGTGTTGGCATTAACAATAGTTTGTCAGAGGATACTTACATGCCAATAAAAGTCAATACGGCCGGAGGAATGCCTGTAATGTATGGCTTTTCGTTGTTGATGTTGCCCCAATATGTGATTTTACTCTTAACCTATCTGTATCCTGATAACCCAGCCTGGAAAAAAGCCACTTCCTTCTTTGCTATTACGAGTACATCAGGTGTTTTACTCTACATGTTGATTATCTTTGTCCTAACCTTAAGTTTTGCTTATATGAATTTCGATACTGTAAAAACAGCTGAAAACATGCGGAAGTCTGGAGATTACATCGCATCGTTAAGACCAGGTTCTGCTACAAAAATCTATCTATCAAAAATAGTTGGGCGTCTAGGGATCTTTAGTGGCTGTGTGATGGCCATTTTAGCGAGTCTTCCTTTGATTTATGCTTTAAGCGATCCTAGTTTTCAGCGGATGGCTATGTTGACTGGGATCGCTATGATGATTGCAGGGATTTTGCTTAACCTGATAGATGAAGTCAAAATCAGTCGACTCAGTAAGCAGTATCAAACACTATTTGAGTAA